A genomic window from Fusarium falciforme chromosome 2, complete sequence includes:
- a CDS encoding 3-isopropylmalate dehydratase, producing the protein MPAPVGTPQTLYDKVLSAHIVDEKLDGTILLYIDRHLVHEVTSPQAFEGLKNAGRKVRRPDCTLATTDHNIPTTSRKTLKDIASFIEEDDSRTQCVTLEENVKDFGVTYFGLSDKRQGIVHVIGPEQGFTLPGTTVVCGDSHTSTHGAFGALAFGIGTSEVEHVLATQCLITKRSKNMRIQVDGELSPGVSSKDVVLHAIGKIGTAGGTGAVIEFCGSVIRSLSMEARMSICNMSIEGGARAGMVAPDETTFEYLKGRPLAPKYGSETWDKAVAYWKSLASDPDAKYDIDVFIDAKDIIPTLTWGTSPEDVVPITGSVPDPETFSTEAKKAAGRRMLEYMGLTAGTPMEDIPVDKVFIGSCTNSRIEDLRAAANVVKGRKVAANIKRAMVVPGSGLVKTQAEEEGLDQIFLDAGFEWREAGCSMCLGMNPDILAPRERCASTSNRNFEGRQGALSRTHLMSPVMAAAAAIVGKLADVRKLSHYTHDSTFKARELPAEEPHVDERTKDDSEEREIIGDQPQDTEPHTNTLAGDNDSAGLPKFTIWKGTAAPLDRSNVDTDAIIPKQFLKTIKRTGLGSAAFYELRYNPDGSENTDFILNQGKYRQSKILVVTGPNFGCGSSREHAPWALLDFGIKCIIAPSFADIFFNNTFKNGMLPIRIDDKATLDAIAAEARAGRDIEIDLPNQLIKKDSGETICSFDVEEFRKHCLVNGLDDIGLTMQQEDKIAEFERRMTANTPWLDGTGYLKRPGQGGKLAAKAMPIPKTNRGEEKKEPLDW; encoded by the exons ATGCCTGCTCCCGTGGGTACCCCCCAGACCCTCTACGACAAGGTGCTGTCGGCGCACATCGTCGACGAGAAGCTGGACGGCACAATTCTTCTGTACATCG ACCGACATCTGGTCCACGAGGTGACATCACCA CAAGCTTTCGAGGGCCTGAAGAATGCCGGCCGAAAAGTCCGAAGACCAGACTGCACTCTGGCTACCACTGACCAC AACATTCCCACCACCTCCCGCAAGACTCTCAAGGACATCGCCTCGTTtatcgaggaggacgactCGCGAACCCAGTGTGTCACCCTGGAGGAGAATGTCAAGGACTTTGGCGTCACATACTTTGGCCTGAGCGACAAGCGACAGGGCATTGTCCATGTTATCGGTCCTGAGCAGGGCTTCACCCTCCCCGGCACCACCGTCGTGTGTGGTGACAGCCACACCTCAACCCATGGCGCCTTTGGAGCTCTGGCCTTCGGTATCGGCACCTCCGAGGTCGAGCACGTGCTGGCCACCCAGTGTCTGATCACCAAGCGCAGCAAGAACATGAGGATACAGGTCGATGGTGAGCTGTCCCCCGGCGTCAGCTCCAAGGATGTGGTTCTCCACGCCATTGGCAAGATCGGTACTGCCGGAGGTACCGGCGCCGTCATTGAGTTCTGCGGTTCCGTTATCCGCAGCCTGAGCATGGAGGCTCGCATGTCCATCTGCAACATGTCTATTGAGGGTGGTGCTCGTGCCGGTATGGTTGCCCCTGATGAGACCACCTTCGAGTACCTCAAGGGCCGACCCCTGGCCCCCAAGTATGGCTCCGAGACCTGGGACAAGGCTGTCGCCTACTGGAAGTCTCTGGCATCGGACCCCGACGCCAAGTACGACATTGATGTCTTCATTGACGCCAAGGATATCATCCCTACACTAACCTGGGGAACCAGCCCTGAGGATGTTGTCCCCATCACCGGCTCGGTTCCGGACCCCGAGACTTTCAGcaccgaggccaagaaggctgctggcCGCCGCATGCTTGAGTACATGGGCCTCACTGCCGGCACTCCCATGGAGGATATCCCCGTCGACAAGGTGTTTATCGGTTCGTGCACCAACTCGCGAATTGAGGATCTGCGCGCCGCCGCCAACGTGGTCAAGGGACGCAAGGTCGCCGCCAACATCAAGCGCGCCATGGTTGTTCCTGGCTCTGGACTTGTCAAGActcaggctgaggaggagggtctcGACCAGATCTTCCTCGATGCCGGTTTCGAGTGGCGAGAGGCTGGATGCAGTATGTGCCTGGGCATGAACCCCGATATCCTGGCCCCCAGGGAGCGATGCGCCAGCACGTCAAACCGAAACTTCGAGGGCCGTCAGGGTGCCCTGAGCCGAACTCACCTCATGTCGCCCGTCatggctgccgccgccgccattgTAGGCAAGCTGGCCGATGTCCGCAAGCTGTCGCACTACACTCACGACTCTACCTTCAAGGCCCGCGAGCTGCCTGCCGAGGAGCCCCACGTCGATGAGAGGACCAAGGACGATTCGGAGGAGCGGGAGATCATTGGCGACCAGCCCCAGGATACCGAGCCTCACACCAACACCCTGGCTGGAGACAACGACTCGGCCGGCCTGCCCAAGTTCACCATCTGGAAGGGTACCGCCGCTCCCCTGGACCGATCCAACGTCGACACCGACGCCATCATTCCCAAGCAGTTCCTCAAGACCATTAAGCGAACTGGTCTGGGCTCGGCTGCCTTTTACGAGCTGCGATACAACCCCGACGGCTCCGAGAACACCGACTTTATCCTGAACCAGGGCAAGTACCGACAGAGCAAGATCCTGGTGGTTACCGGACCCAACTTTGGTTGCGGTAGCTCCCGAGAGCACGCCCCCTGGGCTCTTCTCGACTTTGGCATTAAGTGCATCATCGCCCCCTCGTTTGCCGATATTttcttcaacaacaccttCAAGAACGGCATGCTACCCATCAGGATCGATGACAAGGCTACCCTTGATGCCATCGCAGCTGAGGCCCGGGCTGGACGCGATATCGAGATCGACCTGCCCaaccagctcatcaagaaggatTCGGGCGAAACCATCTGCAGCTTCGACGTTGAGGAGTTCCGCAAGCACTGCCTGGTCAACGGCCTCGACGACATTGGCCTCACCATGCAGCAGGAGGACAAGATCGCCGAGTTCGAGCGACGGATGACGGCCAACACCCCTTGGCTCGACGGCACTGGCTACCT